Within the Vigna angularis cultivar LongXiaoDou No.4 chromosome 10, ASM1680809v1, whole genome shotgun sequence genome, the region acaaacctcgtggagggtgtcacaaccctatggataaatGAATGAGGTGTctaaacctcgtggagggtgtcgcaaccctatggataagtgaatgaggtgtacaaacctcgtggagggtgtcgtaaccctacggatgaatgaatgaggtgtacaaacctcgtggagggtgtcgaaaccctatggatgaagtgaatgaggtgtccaaacctcgtggagggtgtcgcaaccctatggataagtgaatgaggtgtacaaacctcgtggagggtgtcgtaaccctatggatgaatgaatgaggtgtacaaatgATAGATGACGCTCCGAGAAGAAGACGAAACTTGAGAGATTTGGACTCCTCGAGGCATCCTTGACATTAATGCGCAGCAGAAAGAAGCAGAAGAACGAAGAACCCTAGGTTGAGGTTTAATCGGAGAAAACTCTAGGGTTGAAGGTAAGGAAGGATTTAATCGGTGGAGAAGAAGTATGCAACGATTAAATCGATGAAATGGAAAGAAATCATGATTTGAATCGGTGAATGAGCGAAGAACGATGGTGGAAGAAATGATAGGGCACCAAACAAAGTTTCAATCGGTGCGAAGGTATCAAAAGGCAAGGATAAGGCAAATCTGAGATATAGATCGATGGAGATGACTTACGTGATGATCTGTGAGGGTGGATCTGTGAGGAAAATGGTTGCTGGAGGAGAAGCGCTGGAAGGAAGACGAACGCGAGAATGATGATTTGTTCTCTCGAATgattgagagagaaaaatgatgaGCTAGCGTTGGAGCTTCCAGGGACAGGCTCACGTGGCAGAAATGTAAACGTGACGGATGACGCAAGCCACGCAGAAGTAAAGGATTGGGCGAGCGTGGTGGACGGGAATGAAAATCTGatttggaaaatgagagaatggatgatgtgaatggaaggtggctagaggagatcctttgggattctctagctttgactttcaagggaattaatttctggagttctctctacagaaagtttaattcattattctcaaaagtatcttacaagaggtggtgacatggctatatataggactaaaagtccctcctatctagcacatgcctaacaccttttacacatgctttaataaaagtaaaagaaatactacactaaactaattgggcttgggccccgtctatcatcccctcccccttggaaaggatttgtcgtcaaatctgatggtgcttctgaagacttatttttgttggctTCACAAGGGTTCCTCCTGGGTCAAATATCCatctgcaataaacatcaaacatatctctaattagttttctttgacccaataatatatataaaagactatgtgtagaagaaggtttcctaattttgaaatttttaatgttaatataacaaGGAAACCTTTCTTCATTTGCAATTTTATGTgtatcttgagttattggtaaCCATAAAGGTAACCATAACCTAAGTTGTGACTTTGCATGTGTTGAAagtgataacatttttaaagatggagtggcaaagtctttgaaagaaaagtgaaatttggaaaattcaaatataaatggagaaaagtgagaggatagAAAACCTCCCCTTAAGAATCTAGCTTCTAGGGTAGGAGGAGATGTGACCCttagttgctttttcttttcttccatttctattctttcaacttcttccttttctcttctttgtgcttcttttctctctttctctcttcttttctcttcttctcttctttctctttcttcctcgtctcttctctctctttcttcctcttttcttctcttgttttcttcttcttttcttctctcttgctctcttcttttctcttcttctcttctttctttttctcttctctctttttctcttttctctcttacttcttgcttttgtttttctctttttaatctctcaattctatatttgcttgtctcttcccatagcctcttaagtttttctagaaactcACTTTCCCTACGAGAGAACCCacttaaattttgaatgaatgactCACCTTTTCTAATAAGTTCTCTCAtaagttctaagtttctttcaatttctcgaggcacaaactttcttttcatacaagctttcaattcattccaatcatgaatgggatattttctacctatcttaacatgatattgcctatcatcccaccactctcttgcatgcttTTTAAAACTAGAAGTGTAAAGACTAAGAATATAAGATTCATTATCTCTAGAATAGAAGGATTCAGATTTACTTTTGCTCACCATGAATGAATGCATgtcatcaatttccttttcccaagctaggtatgttaatgcaccaatatcatcaccaaagaatggaattctttcactagcttgtttatacaaatcatcttcaatcctatcaaattcataaaatgaacaagacTTCCTTCTAGCTTTATCATGTGCTCTTTTGATGTCTTTGTAACTAAGTtgcttatcaaaattaaaattcctagaagacctatatggataacaagacatctttgtttctaaaagtttttctagtgtaaaagatttacaagattcacacttagacaagtcccaggtaagagaggtgagtcatgaagactgcttaagtaccaagtcttgccttaccagaaatgtcttaggttactactagttatcctttaaactaaaattacttttaaaatcaaagaacacaactcacaaacaatcacaacaattaaacactaaaagacGAGATTtttcggactctaatgtgacaaggcttagagtttaatcccttttagcctaaatcaccctaAACGTAAGACACTAAAATttaaacacaaacaagaaaagttttgccaagagttgaaagagcaccaaggactcttccaagacacttggactttgaatggccttttacaatgaaattaaaagaaagctaACACAAAAACCtattacacataaaaaaatgaagaaaacaactACAAAAGATTCAAACAGCTGCACGGTCTAGTCCAAACAGTCCATTGCTGCATGTTTTTCTTCAAAGCCTTTATACGCACATAGACTTATTGCTTCTGGATAACTTTGGGGTCTCCTAGCTCTTGGGTTCAACTCTACAATCACAAATGTACAAAGCTGGATCAGAGAACTGCTAACTAAATATAATGGAAGAGGGAATTTACAATTAAATGAGTATTCCCTTTCTTGGGCTTGTACACTTGATGCAGAGAAAGGTTCCTATTGACTGTCCAGTACAATGTGTTGCACAGAGAAAACCTGCACAGATATTCAGACCAACATCAACAATTCACACATTACAATTAATTACAAACCATGACAAGAACAGTTCAATCAAAGCATAAGCCATTTAGAGTAAAAGAAACTCCCTTCAGTTCAAAGCTTTCACATGAAGTGCTTAGGTTGTTGTTTTCTCAGTAAACATCTGCTCAAACTAAACTCTCAAACATCATTCCTATTTGCTCTCAAACTGCTCCAAGTATTCTGCACAGTTAATTTGCAACCAAAATCAGCAGGATATTCATTCAATATTATCACTTACAAGCTAAAACAGAATATCAATTCACAACAAAGGGTAAGTTAGACAACTTCCCTGTTTGAATGGTTGTTTCTAGCCTGTTCCAAACTCCACACTGAGGTGTTTCTGCTACTGTTTCTTCAGTAATATGCTGCTCAACTAATGATTCATTCACATCACCTCTGCACACATAAATCTCAACAAAATCCAGCAACAGAATCCAGCAAGTGCAAATGGACagtgaattaaattcaaattggATGTAATTCAATGCAGAACTAACCACCTAATTTAATTCAATCACCAGGTTAAAACTGGAATTTAGGTGCTTTCATCACTTCTTAAAACTAGAGAATGCATTGGCAATTGAAAACAAATTGATGAACAACTGATTATGACAAGAACAAccttttcagaaaaatcagtgAATTACACTGGGAAGAAACAATGGACCAAACTAGTCAAGAACAATGTCCTAACTAATTCAGAAATTGGACCATGCTAATCAAATAAATGGGCAAAGAGTAATGTGAGGCAAATCAGAAATTGGCAGTTTTAAAACAGTGTTGTTGCACTTCCAGAAATGCTCATAAAACAATCAGCACATTATTTGCAAATCCTATGCATCTACCAAGTTCCCATAGGTCTTATCAAATCAGAATCAACATTCAACATGCCCAATTAAACCatgaaatcaacaattcattttcaaaacagtGATTACAACAATGAATTCAGCAAGCAATGTTGgaactaaaatgaatgcaatgaCAGTTTAAAGATTCACAAGCACAAATAGCATCTTCAGgaaataaataatcaattaaaacaacacTGATTGCAGTTGCAGTTGCAACAAATCACAGCTGCTCCAATCTAATTACTCCAATTTCTTTTCTAAGCTCACAGCACCCAGAGTTCTCTTTAAAACAGTTTAAGGCACTCAAATGAAATTTTCAGTCTAAGCCAGAGAATCCTGTGGATCACCACCACCTAATATGCTACCATTCACACTTACCTTCTTTCAAATCCCAAAAACCAAAATGGAATCAGATTTCTCAAATCAGGAAAATGGTTAGGCTAAGGCAAAGTGATGGACAAACAGGACAACCACTCAAACAGCAGAGCAGACTCTAACCCAGGAAACTCTAGACCAGATGAAATAAGCAATTAAAAGCTTCAATTAAAGATTGGCAGAATAGATTTCACATGCATTGCAGACAAAACCAGATAACCAACaaagacaagcaagaaacaaagctatCAAAAAGGAAAGTACTCAAAAATGAACCTAAGAATTGCTCTAGAAGggattaagaaagcaagaaaaacaagcAAGTTAGGGCAGAAACAGTTAAATGACTCCAGTActgaatttttataaaagcgtttgataaaatgccccaacaaaattagttcataagtgATAATGTTTGCAGTTTCTGGTTTTGGAGCTTCACTTATTTGGATTGTACAAGGTCTGAATGCTTTTTAAACTTGTATAGATATTCTTTTTCACCtgttttgatttcattcaacAGACCCTAGCTCTTACTACAATCCAACTGAATCATAAAGGCACAAATCAAAATTTCAGTACTGCACTATACTTgcttcataaaaaaattgacttaaaatGGTGGTTTCAAAGTTGAAAAACGCACAAAGGCTGATATAACTCGAATTAACTATCTCAACATGTTTAAAACTTCAAAACAAACTGGTTTTGCATTAAAATTGGATGCAGAACATAGTAATTCGAAAATTGAACTTGCAATAGCCAATTATGCAATCAAACAGGTCAACCACACCACCAGTTTTAAGTTTCATTGAGTCAATTGAcaaattattgatgaaattgACTTTAAAACAACAATCTGAAGCTTGAACACGACACGAGGAAGTTAATGCAAGATTTCCAGCAAGATCTATATGCTAGAAcagattttaaaacaaaaaactagaCTCAAACAAGACAATGCAGATCGGTCAACTGCAACTTTGATACTATTGGAGTTTTTACAAGATGCCACCAAGCTATTTGCTTCAGCAATTCATGGCTTAAGTGGTGTGCACCTGATACGAACTCATTCAAGCCTTTTACCATTGAAATAATATGTATTGGCCATGACAATAGACGCAAATCAGAATACACATCAACAACAATTAAATCTGAGATTAAGGTCACTTTTGCATGCACCCGAGCTCACAATGACTGTATCATAGCTCATATGGTGTACAGCCACTGATCATATAATCCAGAATCTcagaaaaaattcaaatatagcTTTGAACAAAGAATTTTATGACATTTTAAGCAATTAAACATAACTGTAAACATGACAGAATATGATTCATCAATGAAAATGACTCAAATGAACAAATGGACCGATTAAGATGAGGAAAAGACTCAAAGTAAAGCTGGCACACACAAATTGACTCAACCAGAACCTACTGTAAGCACCAATTGATGTACAGAaaccaaacaacaaacaagacAAAGTAAAATACTCAAGACATTGCACGAATGATAATCAACAACAcggaaaatttgaaaaaaaccAAACGCACAGATTGAATCTCAAGAACAGAGAACAGATCGAGACAGAaaatttgagaatcaacgaagAGTAACTCAGATCAAAGAGAAACGAGATACTTAGCTCAAGCGGACGCGCCTAACCtaggctctgaataccacttgatagATGACGCTCCGAGGAGAAGACGAAACTTGAGAGATTTGGACTCCTCGAGGCATCCTTGACATCAATGCGCAGCGGAAAGAAGCAGAAGAACGAAGAACCCTAGGTTGAGGTTTAATCGGAGAAAACTCTAGGGTTGAAGGTAAGGAAGGATTTAATCGGTGGAGAAGAAGTATGCAACGATTAAATCGATGAAATGGAAAGAAATCATGATTTGAATCGGTGAATGAGCGAAGAACGATGGTGGAAGAAATGATAGGGCACCAAACCAAGTTTCAATCGGTGCGAAGGTATCAAAAGGCAAGGATAAGGCAAATCTGAGATATAGATCGATGGAGATGACTTACGTGATGATTTGTGAGGGTGGATCTGTGAGGAAAATGGTTGCTGGAGGAGAAGCGCTGGAAGGAAGACGAACGCGAGAATGATGATTTGTTCTCTCGAATgattgagagagaaaaatgatgaGCTAGCGTTGGAGCTTCCAGGGACAGGCTCACGTGGCAGAAATGTAAACGTGACGGATGACGCAAGCCACGCAGAAGTAAAGGATTGGGCGAGTGTGGTGGACGGGAATGAAAATCTGatttggaaaatgagagaatggaTTATGTcaatggaaggtggctagaggagatcctttgggattctctaGCTTTGACTTTCAAGGGAAGTAATTTCTGGACTTCTCTCTACagaaagtttaattcattattctcaaaagtatcttacaagaggtggtgacatggctatatataggactaaaagtccctcctatctagcacatgcctaacaccttttacacatgctttaataaaagtaaaagaaatactacactaaactaattggtcttgggccccgtctatcaacaaacctcgtggagggtgttgAAACCTtgtggatgaagtgaatgaggtgtacgaacctcgtggagggtgtcgcaaccctatggatgaatgaataaggtgtacaaacctcgtggagggtgtcacaaccctatggatgaagtgaatgaggtgtccaaacctcgtggagggtgtcgtaaccctatggatgaatgaatgaggtgtacaaacctcgtggagggtgtcgcaaccctatggataaaTGAATGAGGTTTctaaacctcgtggagggtgtcacaaacctatggataagtgaataaggtgtacaaacctcgtggagggtgtcgtaaccctacggatgagtgaatgaggtgtacaaacctcgtggagggtgtcgaaaccctatggatgaagtgaatgaggtgtccaaacctcgtggagggtgtcgcaaccctatggataagtgaatgaggtgtacaaacctcgtggagggtgtcgtaaccctatggatgaatgaatgaggtgtacgaacctcgtggagggtgtcacaactctatggatgaatgaatggggtgtacaaacctcgtggagggtgtcacaaccctatggatgaaatGAATGAGGTatccaaacctcgtggagggtgtcgcaaccctatggataagtgaatgataTTAGG harbors:
- the LOC128194318 gene encoding uncharacterized protein LOC128194318 → MSCYPYRSSRNFNFDKQLSYKDIKRAHDKARRKSCSFYEFDRIEDDLYKQASERIPFFGDDIGALTYLAWEKEIDDMHSFMVSKSKSESFYSRDNESYILSLYTSSFKKHAREWWDDRQYHVKIGRKYPIHDWNELKACMKRKFVPREIERNLELMRELIRKGESFIQNLSGFSRRESEFLEKLKRLWEETSKYRIERLKREKQKQEVREKREKERREKERREEEKRREQERRKEEENKRRKEEERERRDEEERERREEEKRREKERKEAQRREKEEVERIEMEEKKKQLRMDI